ggtgccactggtgcgacagccTGGAAGCTACGCCCAGACTCCGATCTCTTCAGTACTCATATGATCATCATGCACGTATGATTTTGTGTTTTCCCCAATTGAGATTAAGAACAGGAATGATCATAAGTTATTAATTGATTCATTATAGGATTATATCATGTTTATGCAGTGTGTAGCAAAAAAAGCTCAACCTTGCATACCAATTTTGAAAATCCTAGCTCCGCCCTTCCAGCTAGATTGCAAGCAGACTCCGATGATACCATGGAAAAAGGTATTGATAACACATTCCATGCTAGTATGGAAAGAACTGAATATGCAAGATTGTGGCCATTCCACCATTCTAATTGGTTGAAACTATCTTCGTGGGACCATGTCGTTGTTCAGATACTTCCCTAACTCCCCGCCATCTAAAAGCATAGGCGCGTGTGTTCGAATATATTGCACAAAACTCGGAGACTCACCAAAACCTAATGGTATTGTAGCATTTTCTGGATCATATTTGAAAGTGTGTACCATATGGTCGTGCGGGGTTTGTACCTAAGCGTGTTTTGTCGTGCCTTGGAGTCACCATCCTTCCTAGCATGGTCTTCATCGTTCCTCGCTAGGTGGTTGGTTCCTCCATTGCTCTACATGGACATCTCCTTCGTGCATCCTGGGTGGTTGCACCATCTTTCAACACGGTGCTCCCATCCGCCTCCTTCACTTCTATGGTAGTGAAGTGATCCCACACCGGCGAGATGTTCTTGCGACCCACTTTTGCACCGGTGGTGGTGCAGGAAGTGCTAGCACTAGTGGAATGGATATGATATTGTTGGCTAGGTTGCGTAAGGGGGATCGGCATTGCCACCGTCGATGAGAGGAGTCTGGGCGTAGCTTGGGATTTTGTTGGGGAACTGGTACCAAATGTGTGTTCCCCTTTTTTATAGCCAAATCCGAGCCCAAATGGGTCCCCAACggccaaaattttgaatttttttttgccaaaaagcTCCCTAAGGCTGAACGGGCCAAGAAAGGCCCCTCATGCTTGCTCCCTCCCATAACTAGCATCGCAATgtgcccctctctctctctctctccctccctcaagcgcgcccctctctctcgcgcgcgccCCCTCTCTCCTCCTGCACGCCCTCTCTCCACCCGCACCCCTCCTCTCTCCTGTTGCCACATGACTCCTGCCAGTTGGACCAAATTCAAATTAAACAGGCTACCAGGGCCTTGTGAGCCACCCATTAAACAGGTCGTGCCGTACCGGCCCTCAGGCTTGAGGCCGAGGACCAGGCACAACccaagccgggttgcgggtggGCATGGCCCGTTTAATTTCATTCCGAGCCGGACCGTGCCAATGGACCGGGTCGCACGGTCAGACCTAGCTAGGTATAGGCCCATAGTCATTGGGTTTTTTTCCCTCAAATATATGGTGGATGGTCGGATGAAAATGGTTACAGTCCAAGGtggtttatttatttaattttaattttaattttgagTGGATGCTCAATTTTGTTGTGTGGACCTGGAAATGGCACAAGCACATCCCAGCCCAGGCCCGGCCGACGAGACGCTTCACGCAACGAACACGCACGCAGAACTCACCGAAGCGAGCCACATAATTATCGCCTATCCGAGCTCCCGTTGCCTCCCAgtgcggcagcagcagcaggagacCATGGGAAGCGCGGGCGCGCTGCTCTCCCACCCGCCACCGCAGCTCGGCGGCATACTCCACCGCCGCCAGAGTCTCTCCCTTCCCCGCCTCGCCTCCTGCACGCCCGAGCCcctccactgccgccgccggtacCTTCGCTGCTCCGCTGTTGACGGTAACAGCCGCGGGCAAGAGACGGATTCCCCAACGCCTCAAAGAGAGGAGTCTCCGTCGAGCGGTCTCGGCGCTGCCCTCAAGGATCCACTTCCAGGGCCTGGTACGCCCCTCTAACCTCTTCGCgtacctccttggtatcagtGTTGTGCTGGAGTTGCCAAAGAGTTATATGGCCCTTTTTAGTTTAGTTGAAATCGCATGCTAAGAGCAAATAATAGGGGCTGAATGACTGATTGGAGGGTTTTAGAGGGTCAACAGTCCACTATCGTTTGGATCTTATGAGAAGATTCTGACCCAAAGAGAAATTGATTGTCCAAACTAAGGAGAGTGGATTATATGAATATGGGCGCACACCATATTGGTTAGTTGAGGCATCCGGAACTTCCAAAAACTACAGGGAAAAAACGTGGATACATGGCATGATATAAGATGTAAACCCCGCaaaatttcctcaaaatataCGGGCATTTGTAGCCTGCACACACctcaggaaaagaaaaaacaagagtTAAATAGCTTAAACTGCGTCCCTATTCATTTAGCTCTTGTTTTTCTGTGCAGGCTAAAGTCACATGATTTTGAATCAAAATTTCCAGGTTCACACTGTGCAATATGCACTATGGtcttgattattatttttttcactcTCAACTCGATATGGTCACATTTAGTATGCACTACGTTGTAGTTTAAGTTGTTTAACTCTTGATTTTTGTTGTGTAGGCCACAAATGGTCATATGTTATTGGATGGAAATTTTCAAATTCACATACTATATTATGCATTACATCCACATTTTTTTCATAACTTTTCAAAATTTCGGAGTGCCTCAACCTATATATTGTGTGCACCCTCCCATACTCATATTATCCACTCCGAGCAAAGGTTAAAATTGCATCGTGGGCTGATACTCATTTCATTTTCAACATTAGCACATGATATCAACAAAAGATAGAAAAaggtttctttgttttttgtgcTGTCCGCAAACCATTAATACACTATTTTCCTAACTTGTTTGCGTGTTGTCAACTATCAGTGCATGTTCCACAGTGGCtggtttttttatttgaatttccACCATGTCGCCATTGTATCAATGTTGGTAAATATAGCTCTCCAGTATCAGAATTTATCACTAAGATTTGAATAAGAAATAtacatgaaagaaagaaaacagcGTAATTTTGCGTAATAAAGCTATCATTAGAAAAATTATTGTTCGTCTGACTTTAAGTTGTGCCTCTAGTTCATTAGTGTTAACTGTTGTCATTTGGACAAGAAATGTTGTAGTTTATTAGCCCTACTTCAGCTTACTAGATAAGtattatagaaaaatctatttCATAATGCCCATTTCATATTTTGCTGGCTAACCtatttatattttgtttctgttaCACGATGTcttatttcttttatttttattttgccttGGTGTAGTTTACTTCTAGAGTATGTGACAGCTCTATTTAACTTTGTACAGTTGAAAATGGTTCCTTTGGAGGTATCACGCAGGAAGAAGAGCAGAGTACTCTGTATAATTTTCTGTATCCAAGCAAAGAGCTACTTCCAGACGACAAGGAAATGAGTATATTTGATCATCTAGAGGAACTTCGTGAGAGGATATTTATATCAGTATTGGCTGTTGGagtttccatacttggttgtttTGCTTTCTCCAAAGATATAATTAAGATTCTAGAAGCTCCTGTTAGTGTTCAGGGTGTCCGTTTTTTACAGCTCTCTCCTGGAGAATTTTTCTTTACGACATTGAAGGTGAATTTctagaaatactccctccgttcctgaAATTAGGgcgtatattgttttctttgaccgaGCCTTTGACCAAGGATTACTCCATCGACGTAtgacttatgtgatacaaatcataACTATAAACAAGTGCTTTTGAATACGAatacaatgatatcaattttatttcacaaaagttatatattaatagactaattcttggtcaaaggctcggtcaaaggaaacaatataGGCCTTAATttaaggaacagagggagtataaaataaCACTCTTCATTTATGTATTTCTTGTATGTGGTGGTAAACCTCTAAGGCTTAGTCACCTTTGCTATTCCTGCATGCGTATGTCTCAGCCAGCGAGTCTATCTGGTGCAAAGCATATGGACTGAGAAATCCAATCATGTGTATCTCAATCATTTCCTCAATCTGCATACAAACACACTATCAACAGAAGCATCCTAAAGATTGAAACGATGAAACCTTCCCTCGCACGGTTGCAAGCTAAATACAAGTTCACTTGTTCACTTCTAGGAACCCATTTTCACATACCGTACAATGCAAAGATACAAGTAACCGGATTGGCCTATGTGCCTCCACAGAAGCAGGGAGGTTTTTTGAAGCTGAATGAGGGGTGGCAAGATTAGCGACAAGTGAAAGGGATTTAGGTTAAATTTccaatgtgtgtgtgtgtgtgctcaGATAGGTACACAATTGCAATACACGAAATTTGTTTGGTGCACTTGTTAATATGACAGAAAGTGGTGAATTTCATTCTAGAAACTACTGGACCATTTTGCTAGCTTGTGATGAAAACTAGCTAAATATACGCAATTAACTGAAAAGTAAATGTATAAGGTTGTAAATGTAACTC
The Brachypodium distachyon strain Bd21 chromosome 2, Brachypodium_distachyon_v3.0, whole genome shotgun sequence genome window above contains:
- the LOC100827882 gene encoding sec-independent protein translocase protein TATC, chloroplastic, with translation MGSAGALLSHPPPQLGGILHRRQSLSLPRLASCTPEPLHCRRRYLRCSAVDGNSRGQETDSPTPQREESPSSGLGAALKDPLPGPVENGSFGGITQEEEQSTLYNFLYPSKELLPDDKEMSIFDHLEELRERIFISVLAVGVSILGCFAFSKDIIKILEAPVSVQGVRFLQLSPGEFFFTTLKVSGYCGLLLGSPIILYEIIAFVLPGLTKDERKFLGPIVLGSSVLFYLGILFSYTVLAPAALNFFVNYAEGAVESIWSIDQYFEFVLVLLFSTGLSFQVPVIQLLLGQVGLVSSDQMLSIWRYVVVGAVVAAAVLTPSTDPLTQMLLAGPLLGLYLGGAWMVKLTGR